The Maylandia zebra isolate NMK-2024a linkage group LG4, Mzebra_GT3a, whole genome shotgun sequence genome includes a window with the following:
- the med15 gene encoding mediator of RNA polymerase II transcription subunit 15 isoform X1 produces the protein MEMSGADSDWRSPQFRQKVVAQIEEAIRKAGTSNTTHKSGTDMENHVYVKAKSREEYLSLVARLIIHFRDIHKKAHGGSDPMNALNTLTGVGGGPGAIGMGPRPAGAPVGGMGAMGPMQIGQHAMAGVAGNPQAIGGPGSMQQLVQQQQQQQQNAMQFQQFQQQQQNAMQQQQNAIQQQQQQQNAIQQQQQQFQVQQQLRAQQQQMQQQLQQQQQQQQQAQNQQQQNQMHQSRLQLMQLQQHAQAQAQAQAQAQAQAQAQAQAQAQSIQQMVQQQQVQAQTQPVQMPPHSQQQQQQSGMVSQSLAGQMPSQHVSLNQQQQRLQAFQARAALQQQQQQQAAQQAQQAAAQAQLNAAAAAAAMPGQLVRPGMQIPARLPRAPLNPIPPQNATTAAAGVVGVQAMTPQMSSPSPVQVPTPQSMPPPPQPSPQPPTSQPNSASSGPTPSPGGFQPSPSPQPSPSPANSRTPQNYGVPSPGPLSTPVNPSSVMSPAGPTSLEDQQYMEKLKQLSKYIEPLRRMINKIDKNEDRKKDLSKMKSLLNILTDPSTRCPLKTLQKCEIALEKLKNDMAVPTPPPPPVATNKQYLCQPLLDAVMANIRSPVFNHSLYRSFAPAMSAIHGPPIMGPNISGRKRKHEDDERQTIPNILQGEVARLDVKFLVNLDPAYCSNNGTVHLICKLDDKNLPSVPPLQLSVPADYPDQSPHWADDGEQYGANSFLQTVHRNMTSKLLQLPDKHSVTELLNTWARSVQQACLSAA, from the exons ATGGAAATGTCGGGAGCGGACAGCGACTGGAGGAGCCCACAGTTCCGACAGAAAGTCGTGGCTCAGAT CGAAGAGGCCATAAGGAAGGCAGGAACCTCGAACACCACGCACAAGTCGGGCACGGACATGGAGAACCACGTCTACGTCAAAGCCAAATCCAGG GAGGAGTATTTATCTCTGGTGGCCCGGCTGATCATTCACTTCAGAGACATCC ATAAGAAGGCTCATGGAGGTTCAG ATCCCATGAATGCCCTGAATACCCTGACAGGGGTTGGAGGGGGTCCTGGCGCCATTGGCATGGGGCCTCGCCCTGCCGGTGCTCCAGTGGGTGGCATGGGGGCCATGGGGCCGATGCAGATAGGCCAGCATGCCATGGCAGGGGTGGCTGGAAACCCACAAGCCA TCGGCGGACCGGGATCTATGCAGCAGttggtgcagcagcagcagcagcagcagcagaacgcCATGCAGTTCCAGCAGttccaacaacagcagcagaacgccatgcagcagcagcagaacgccatccaacagcagcagcagcagcagaacgccatccagcagcagcagcagcagttccaGGTGCAGCAACAGCTGAgggcacagcagcagcagatgcagcagcagctccaacagcagcagcagcagcaacagcaggcccagaaccagcagcagcagaaccaG ATGCACCAGTCCAGGCTGCAGCTTATGCAGCTCCAGCAGCACGCTCAGGCCCAGGCTCAAGCCCAAGCTCAAGCCCAAGCCCAGGCTCAGGCCCAGGCTCAGGCCCAGGCCCAGTCCATCCAGCAGatggtgcagcagcagcaggtccaGGCTCAGACTCAGCCGGTTCAGATGCCTCCTCactcccagcagcagcagcagcagtcggGCATGGTGTCTCAGTCTCTGGCCGGACAGATGCCATCCCAGCACGTCTCtctgaaccagcagcagcagaggctgCAGGCCTTCCAG GCCCGTGCAgccttgcagcagcagcagcagcagcaggcagcgCAGCAAGCTCAGCAGGCCGCAGCGCAAGCACAGCTCAACGCAGCCGCCGCTGCAGCCGCCATGCCGGGACAG CTGGTTCGTCCTGGGATGCAGATTCCAGCCCGGCTACCTCGAGCACCTCTGAACCCCATCCCTCCTCAAAACGCCACCACCGCTGCAGCTGGCGTGGTGGGAGTGCAGGCCATGACACCGCAG ATGTCATCGCCCTCACCGGTGCAGGTCCCGACTCCTCAGTCGATGCCGCCTCCTCCGCAGCCGTCACCCCAACCCCCGACCTCACAGCCCAACTCGGCCAG CTCCGGTCCCACTCCGTCTCCGGGGGGTTTCCAGCCCAGCCCGTCTCCTCAGCCGTCGCCGAGCCCCGCCAACTCCAGAACCCCCCAGAACTACGGCGTGCCCTCCCCCGGGCCACTCAGTACTCCAG TGAACCCGAGCTCGGTGATGAGTCCGGCGGGGCCCACGTCTCTGGAGGACCAGCAGTACATGGAGAAGCTCAAACAGCTCTCCAAGTACATCGAGCCGCTGCGCCGCATGATCAACAAGATCGACAAAAACGAAG aCAGGAAGAAGGACCTGAGTAAGATGAAGAGCTTGCTGAACATCCTGACCGACCCCAGCACCAG GTGTCCCCTGAAGACGCTGCAGAAATGTGAGATCGCTTTGGAGAAGCTGAAGAACGACATGGCGGTG CCGACGCCCCCTCCCCCGCCCGTGGCCACCAACAAACAGTACCTGTGTCAGCCGCTGCTGGACGCCGTCATGGCCAACATCCGCTCGCCCGTCTTCAACCACTCCCTCTACCGATCCTTCGCCCCCGCCATGAGTGCCATCCACGGACCACCCATCAT GGGGCCGAACATCTCCGGGCGCAAGAGGAAGCACGAGGACGACGAGCGGCAGACGATCCCCAACATCCTGCAGGGCGAGGTGGCGCGCCTCGACGTCAAGTTCCTCGTCAACCTCGACCCCGCGTACTGCAGCAACAACGGCACCGTGCACCTCATCTGCAAGCTGG aCGATAAAAACCTTCCCAGCGTTCCTCCGCTGCAGCTCAGTGTTCCCGCCGATTATCCCGACCAGAGTCCGCACTGGGCCGATGACGGAGAGCAATACG GTGCGAACAGCTTCCTGCAGACAGTTCACAGGAACATGACGTCCAAACTGCTGCAGCTGCCCGACAAACACTCGGTGACCGAGCTGCTCAACACCTGGGCTCGCAGCGTCCAGCAGGCCTGCCTGTCTGCAGCCTGA
- the casc3 gene encoding protein CASC3, with protein MADRRRRRRRASQDSEDDDESGSGSDSGRSGSPSSKPRGREPDPAEPAASRVPAKSDVESECESEDGVGEAVLSDYDSADPEDNGSHSEGVEEEEEAEQYSDEEAPAAASEPQPPTTDGPVEGAQGEEEEGGEAEEEEEAGGRSKEESKAEEKGNLAGERQSGDGQESTDDPETKAGDKPGQQLDDDEDRKNPAYIPRKGLFFEHDVRGHAQEEERPKGRNRKLWKDEGRWEHDKFREEEQAPKSREELIAIYGYDIRNGGGPGDRGYRQRRPRPTLSPSRDKRWRDGGGERPVRSWQNRGGGLNRGGAPPPSSVHPSSSSPSSAQRSGVPSRPPPSRSRPPQSNLHPPPSSHYRNNESNAPLVHHRERPGPRAEAEPTGERGGVRGGRGGRAPSVVIEDITVSQGGATEQDLSVGAVTPAASPQPGGYQSTSPRRQQEQRGGTDRSASGLAASSSGSDPSLQSAAATNREASPPAERPVERKSYSLARRTRSRPADLGSKQASVEESVAGGNTSSPSNVGGKSWSGGGDAPSQAGGGVTELDQDVARLNLARQSWSPTSYVRSEMRGLPNPLHMPSGPPQFSSIEEMGVGNNRAKRYSSQRQRAVPEPAPPMHLGVMEGHYYEPMSYQGPIYAHGDSPAPMPPQGMLVQPEMHIPHPGLHPHQSGGPIANPALYGGPPVSLSPGQPQQLLPPPFYPPPGVMTFPYPTMYPNPQGQTQVTYGGVTYYDTVQQQAQPKPSPPRRTSQPVTVKPPPPEVPFASE; from the exons GAGAGTGAAGACGGCGTTGGAGAAG ccgTCCTCTCAGATTACGACAGCGCCGACCCCGAGGACAACGGCTCGCATTCAGAG GgagtggaggaggaagaggaagcagaGCAGTACAGCGACGAGGAAGCTCCAGCAGCAGCCAGCGAGCCCCAGCCCCCCACTACAGACGGGCCTGTGGAGGGAGcgcagggagaggaggaggagggcggagaagctgaggaggaagaagaggctgGAGGGCGGAGCAAAGAGGAGAGCAAAGCAGAGGAGAAGGGAAACCTAGCAGGAGAGCGACAGAGCGGAGACGGACAG GAGTCGACGGACGACCCGGAGACGAAGGCGGGGGACAAACCGGGGCAGCAGCTGGACGACGACGAGGACAGGAAGAACCCGGCGTACATCCCGAGGAAGGGTCTGTTCTTCGAACACGACGTCAGAGGGCACgctcaggaggaggagag GCCGAAaggcagaaacaggaagttgtGGAAAGACGAGGGCCGCTGGGAGCACGACAAGTTCAGGGAGGAGGAGCAGGCGCCCAAGAGCCGCGAGGAGCTGATCGCAATCTATGGTTACGACATCCGAAACGGCGGCGGCCCCGGAGACCGAGGGTACAGACAGCGGAGGCCCAG ACCGACTTTGTCTCCCAGCAGAGACAAACGGTGGCGAGATGGAGGCGGCGAGCGGCCCGTCCGGTCCTGGCAGAACAGGGGAGGAGGTCTGAACCGAGGAGGAGCTCCTCCACCTTCATCTGTCCACCCCTCCTCTTCGTCGCCATCCTCTGCACAGCGAAGCGGCGTCCCCTCCAGACCGCCTCCCTCCCGTAGCAGACCACCCCAGAGTAACCTGCACCCCCCACCTTCGTCTCACTACAGGAACAATGAATCAAACGCACCCCTGGTGCACCACCGAGAGCGGCCGGGTCCTCGGGCTGAGGCGGAGCCTACAGGGGAAAGGGGAGGTGTCAGAGGAGGGCGAGGAGGAAGGGCGCCCTCTGTGGTCATTGAGGACATTACAGTCAGTCAGGGAGGGGCCACGGAGCAGGACTTGAGCGTTGGCGCCGTAACGCCGGCAGCGTCGCCACAGCCGGGCGGTTACCAGTCCACATCGCCGAGACGCCAGCAGGAGCAGCGAGGCGGCACGGACAGATCTGCATCAGGATTGGCCGCTTCCTCTTCCGGCTCCGACCCCTCCCTTCAGTCGGCAGCAGCGACCAATCGGGAAGCTTCCCCTCCCGCCGAGCGGCCAGTGGAGCGCAAGTCTTACTCGCTGGCTCGCAGGACTCGCTCGCGTCCCGCAGACCTGGGCAGTAAACAGGCGTCTGTGGAGGAGTCCGTTGCCGGGGGCAACACCTCTTCTCCCAGCAACGTGGGGGGAAAGAGCTGGTCGGGTGGAGGCGACGCGCCGAGCCAGGCGGGAGGAGGTGTGACGGAGCTGGACCAGGACGTGGCTCGACTCAATCTGGCCAGGCAGAGCTGGAGCCCGACCTCGTACGTGCGGTCTGAGATGAGAG GCCTTCCTAACCCCCTGCACATGCCCAGCGGCCCGCCGCAGTTCTCCAGCATCGAGGAGATGGGTGTCGGCAACAACCGGGCCAAACGCTACTCCTCCCAGCGACAGAGAGCCGTGCCCGAGCCGGCGCCGCCCATGCACCTGGGAGTGATGGAGGGACACTACTATGAGCCCA tGTCGTACCAGGGACCAATCTATGCCCACGGGGATAGCCCCGCCCCCATGCCGCCACAGGGCATGCTGGTGCAGCCTGAGATGCACATCCCGCATCCCG GTCTCCATCCCCACCAATCAGGAGGCCCCATCGCTAACCCCGCCCTATACGGAGGCCCACCAGTGTCTCTTTCACCAGGGCAACCACAGCAACTGCTGCCACCGCCTTTCTACCCTCCACCGGGGGTCATGACCTTCCCCTACCCCACCATGTACCCAAACCCACAG GGTCAGACCCAGGTGACCTACGGAGGCGTGACGTACTACGACACGGTGCAGCAGCAGGCCCAGCCCAAGCCTTCGCCCCCCCGCCGCACATCCCAGCCCGTCACCGTCAAGCCCCCCCCTCCAGAGGTGCCCTTTGCCTCAGAGTGA
- the med15 gene encoding mediator of RNA polymerase II transcription subunit 15 isoform X3: MEMSGADSDWRSPQFRQKVVAQIEEAIRKAGTSNTTHKSGTDMENHVYVKAKSREEYLSLVARLIIHFRDIHKKAHGGSVGGPGSMQQLVQQQQQQQQNAMQFQQFQQQQQNAMQQQQNAIQQQQQQQNAIQQQQQQFQVQQQLRAQQQQMQQQLQQQQQQQQQAQNQQQQNQMHQSRLQLMQLQQHAQAQAQAQAQAQAQAQAQAQAQAQSIQQMVQQQQVQAQTQPVQMPPHSQQQQQQSGMVSQSLAGQMPSQHVSLNQQQQRLQAFQARAALQQQQQQQAAQQAQQAAAQAQLNAAAAAAAMPGQLVRPGMQIPARLPRAPLNPIPPQNATTAAAGVVGVQAMTPQMSSPSPVQVPTPQSMPPPPQPSPQPPTSQPNSASSGPTPSPGGFQPSPSPQPSPSPANSRTPQNYGVPSPGPLSTPVNPSSVMSPAGPTSLEDQQYMEKLKQLSKYIEPLRRMINKIDKNEDRKKDLSKMKSLLNILTDPSTRCPLKTLQKCEIALEKLKNDMAVPTPPPPPVATNKQYLCQPLLDAVMANIRSPVFNHSLYRSFAPAMSAIHGPPIMGPNISGRKRKHEDDERQTIPNILQGEVARLDVKFLVNLDPAYCSNNGTVHLICKLDDKNLPSVPPLQLSVPADYPDQSPHWADDGEQYGANSFLQTVHRNMTSKLLQLPDKHSVTELLNTWARSVQQACLSAA; encoded by the exons ATGGAAATGTCGGGAGCGGACAGCGACTGGAGGAGCCCACAGTTCCGACAGAAAGTCGTGGCTCAGAT CGAAGAGGCCATAAGGAAGGCAGGAACCTCGAACACCACGCACAAGTCGGGCACGGACATGGAGAACCACGTCTACGTCAAAGCCAAATCCAGG GAGGAGTATTTATCTCTGGTGGCCCGGCTGATCATTCACTTCAGAGACATCC ATAAGAAGGCTCATGGAGGTTCAG TCGGCGGACCGGGATCTATGCAGCAGttggtgcagcagcagcagcagcagcagcagaacgcCATGCAGTTCCAGCAGttccaacaacagcagcagaacgccatgcagcagcagcagaacgccatccaacagcagcagcagcagcagaacgccatccagcagcagcagcagcagttccaGGTGCAGCAACAGCTGAgggcacagcagcagcagatgcagcagcagctccaacagcagcagcagcagcaacagcaggcccagaaccagcagcagcagaaccaG ATGCACCAGTCCAGGCTGCAGCTTATGCAGCTCCAGCAGCACGCTCAGGCCCAGGCTCAAGCCCAAGCTCAAGCCCAAGCCCAGGCTCAGGCCCAGGCTCAGGCCCAGGCCCAGTCCATCCAGCAGatggtgcagcagcagcaggtccaGGCTCAGACTCAGCCGGTTCAGATGCCTCCTCactcccagcagcagcagcagcagtcggGCATGGTGTCTCAGTCTCTGGCCGGACAGATGCCATCCCAGCACGTCTCtctgaaccagcagcagcagaggctgCAGGCCTTCCAG GCCCGTGCAgccttgcagcagcagcagcagcagcaggcagcgCAGCAAGCTCAGCAGGCCGCAGCGCAAGCACAGCTCAACGCAGCCGCCGCTGCAGCCGCCATGCCGGGACAG CTGGTTCGTCCTGGGATGCAGATTCCAGCCCGGCTACCTCGAGCACCTCTGAACCCCATCCCTCCTCAAAACGCCACCACCGCTGCAGCTGGCGTGGTGGGAGTGCAGGCCATGACACCGCAG ATGTCATCGCCCTCACCGGTGCAGGTCCCGACTCCTCAGTCGATGCCGCCTCCTCCGCAGCCGTCACCCCAACCCCCGACCTCACAGCCCAACTCGGCCAG CTCCGGTCCCACTCCGTCTCCGGGGGGTTTCCAGCCCAGCCCGTCTCCTCAGCCGTCGCCGAGCCCCGCCAACTCCAGAACCCCCCAGAACTACGGCGTGCCCTCCCCCGGGCCACTCAGTACTCCAG TGAACCCGAGCTCGGTGATGAGTCCGGCGGGGCCCACGTCTCTGGAGGACCAGCAGTACATGGAGAAGCTCAAACAGCTCTCCAAGTACATCGAGCCGCTGCGCCGCATGATCAACAAGATCGACAAAAACGAAG aCAGGAAGAAGGACCTGAGTAAGATGAAGAGCTTGCTGAACATCCTGACCGACCCCAGCACCAG GTGTCCCCTGAAGACGCTGCAGAAATGTGAGATCGCTTTGGAGAAGCTGAAGAACGACATGGCGGTG CCGACGCCCCCTCCCCCGCCCGTGGCCACCAACAAACAGTACCTGTGTCAGCCGCTGCTGGACGCCGTCATGGCCAACATCCGCTCGCCCGTCTTCAACCACTCCCTCTACCGATCCTTCGCCCCCGCCATGAGTGCCATCCACGGACCACCCATCAT GGGGCCGAACATCTCCGGGCGCAAGAGGAAGCACGAGGACGACGAGCGGCAGACGATCCCCAACATCCTGCAGGGCGAGGTGGCGCGCCTCGACGTCAAGTTCCTCGTCAACCTCGACCCCGCGTACTGCAGCAACAACGGCACCGTGCACCTCATCTGCAAGCTGG aCGATAAAAACCTTCCCAGCGTTCCTCCGCTGCAGCTCAGTGTTCCCGCCGATTATCCCGACCAGAGTCCGCACTGGGCCGATGACGGAGAGCAATACG GTGCGAACAGCTTCCTGCAGACAGTTCACAGGAACATGACGTCCAAACTGCTGCAGCTGCCCGACAAACACTCGGTGACCGAGCTGCTCAACACCTGGGCTCGCAGCGTCCAGCAGGCCTGCCTGTCTGCAGCCTGA
- the med15 gene encoding mediator of RNA polymerase II transcription subunit 15 isoform X2, whose product MEMSGADSDWRSPQFRQKVVAQIEEAIRKAGTSNTTHKSGTDMENHVYVKAKSREEYLSLVARLIIHFRDIHKKAHGGSDPMNALNTLTGVGGGPGAIGMGPRPAGAPVGGMGAMGPMQIGQHAMAGVAGNPQAIGGPGSMQQLVQQQQQQQQNAMQFQQFQQQQQNAMQQQQNAIQQQQQQQNAIQQQQQQFQVQQQLRAQQQQMQQQLQQQQQQQQQAQNQQQQNQMHQSRLQLMQLQQHAQAQAQAQAQAQAQAQAQAQAQAQSIQQMVQQQQVQAQTQPVQMPPHSQQQQQQSGMVSQSLAGQMPSQHVSLNQQQQRLQAFQLVRPGMQIPARLPRAPLNPIPPQNATTAAAGVVGVQAMTPQMSSPSPVQVPTPQSMPPPPQPSPQPPTSQPNSASSGPTPSPGGFQPSPSPQPSPSPANSRTPQNYGVPSPGPLSTPVNPSSVMSPAGPTSLEDQQYMEKLKQLSKYIEPLRRMINKIDKNEDRKKDLSKMKSLLNILTDPSTRCPLKTLQKCEIALEKLKNDMAVPTPPPPPVATNKQYLCQPLLDAVMANIRSPVFNHSLYRSFAPAMSAIHGPPIMGPNISGRKRKHEDDERQTIPNILQGEVARLDVKFLVNLDPAYCSNNGTVHLICKLDDKNLPSVPPLQLSVPADYPDQSPHWADDGEQYGANSFLQTVHRNMTSKLLQLPDKHSVTELLNTWARSVQQACLSAA is encoded by the exons ATGGAAATGTCGGGAGCGGACAGCGACTGGAGGAGCCCACAGTTCCGACAGAAAGTCGTGGCTCAGAT CGAAGAGGCCATAAGGAAGGCAGGAACCTCGAACACCACGCACAAGTCGGGCACGGACATGGAGAACCACGTCTACGTCAAAGCCAAATCCAGG GAGGAGTATTTATCTCTGGTGGCCCGGCTGATCATTCACTTCAGAGACATCC ATAAGAAGGCTCATGGAGGTTCAG ATCCCATGAATGCCCTGAATACCCTGACAGGGGTTGGAGGGGGTCCTGGCGCCATTGGCATGGGGCCTCGCCCTGCCGGTGCTCCAGTGGGTGGCATGGGGGCCATGGGGCCGATGCAGATAGGCCAGCATGCCATGGCAGGGGTGGCTGGAAACCCACAAGCCA TCGGCGGACCGGGATCTATGCAGCAGttggtgcagcagcagcagcagcagcagcagaacgcCATGCAGTTCCAGCAGttccaacaacagcagcagaacgccatgcagcagcagcagaacgccatccaacagcagcagcagcagcagaacgccatccagcagcagcagcagcagttccaGGTGCAGCAACAGCTGAgggcacagcagcagcagatgcagcagcagctccaacagcagcagcagcagcaacagcaggcccagaaccagcagcagcagaaccaG ATGCACCAGTCCAGGCTGCAGCTTATGCAGCTCCAGCAGCACGCTCAGGCCCAGGCTCAAGCCCAAGCTCAAGCCCAAGCCCAGGCTCAGGCCCAGGCTCAGGCCCAGGCCCAGTCCATCCAGCAGatggtgcagcagcagcaggtccaGGCTCAGACTCAGCCGGTTCAGATGCCTCCTCactcccagcagcagcagcagcagtcggGCATGGTGTCTCAGTCTCTGGCCGGACAGATGCCATCCCAGCACGTCTCtctgaaccagcagcagcagaggctgCAGGCCTTCCAG CTGGTTCGTCCTGGGATGCAGATTCCAGCCCGGCTACCTCGAGCACCTCTGAACCCCATCCCTCCTCAAAACGCCACCACCGCTGCAGCTGGCGTGGTGGGAGTGCAGGCCATGACACCGCAG ATGTCATCGCCCTCACCGGTGCAGGTCCCGACTCCTCAGTCGATGCCGCCTCCTCCGCAGCCGTCACCCCAACCCCCGACCTCACAGCCCAACTCGGCCAG CTCCGGTCCCACTCCGTCTCCGGGGGGTTTCCAGCCCAGCCCGTCTCCTCAGCCGTCGCCGAGCCCCGCCAACTCCAGAACCCCCCAGAACTACGGCGTGCCCTCCCCCGGGCCACTCAGTACTCCAG TGAACCCGAGCTCGGTGATGAGTCCGGCGGGGCCCACGTCTCTGGAGGACCAGCAGTACATGGAGAAGCTCAAACAGCTCTCCAAGTACATCGAGCCGCTGCGCCGCATGATCAACAAGATCGACAAAAACGAAG aCAGGAAGAAGGACCTGAGTAAGATGAAGAGCTTGCTGAACATCCTGACCGACCCCAGCACCAG GTGTCCCCTGAAGACGCTGCAGAAATGTGAGATCGCTTTGGAGAAGCTGAAGAACGACATGGCGGTG CCGACGCCCCCTCCCCCGCCCGTGGCCACCAACAAACAGTACCTGTGTCAGCCGCTGCTGGACGCCGTCATGGCCAACATCCGCTCGCCCGTCTTCAACCACTCCCTCTACCGATCCTTCGCCCCCGCCATGAGTGCCATCCACGGACCACCCATCAT GGGGCCGAACATCTCCGGGCGCAAGAGGAAGCACGAGGACGACGAGCGGCAGACGATCCCCAACATCCTGCAGGGCGAGGTGGCGCGCCTCGACGTCAAGTTCCTCGTCAACCTCGACCCCGCGTACTGCAGCAACAACGGCACCGTGCACCTCATCTGCAAGCTGG aCGATAAAAACCTTCCCAGCGTTCCTCCGCTGCAGCTCAGTGTTCCCGCCGATTATCCCGACCAGAGTCCGCACTGGGCCGATGACGGAGAGCAATACG GTGCGAACAGCTTCCTGCAGACAGTTCACAGGAACATGACGTCCAAACTGCTGCAGCTGCCCGACAAACACTCGGTGACCGAGCTGCTCAACACCTGGGCTCGCAGCGTCCAGCAGGCCTGCCTGTCTGCAGCCTGA
- the med15 gene encoding mediator of RNA polymerase II transcription subunit 15 isoform X4 gives MQQLVQQQQQQQQNAMQFQQFQQQQQNAMQQQQNAIQQQQQQQNAIQQQQQQFQVQQQLRAQQQQMQQQLQQQQQQQQQAQNQQQQNQMHQSRLQLMQLQQHAQAQAQAQAQAQAQAQAQAQAQAQSIQQMVQQQQVQAQTQPVQMPPHSQQQQQQSGMVSQSLAGQMPSQHVSLNQQQQRLQAFQARAALQQQQQQQAAQQAQQAAAQAQLNAAAAAAAMPGQLVRPGMQIPARLPRAPLNPIPPQNATTAAAGVVGVQAMTPQMSSPSPVQVPTPQSMPPPPQPSPQPPTSQPNSASSGPTPSPGGFQPSPSPQPSPSPANSRTPQNYGVPSPGPLSTPVNPSSVMSPAGPTSLEDQQYMEKLKQLSKYIEPLRRMINKIDKNEDRKKDLSKMKSLLNILTDPSTRCPLKTLQKCEIALEKLKNDMAVPTPPPPPVATNKQYLCQPLLDAVMANIRSPVFNHSLYRSFAPAMSAIHGPPIMGPNISGRKRKHEDDERQTIPNILQGEVARLDVKFLVNLDPAYCSNNGTVHLICKLDDKNLPSVPPLQLSVPADYPDQSPHWADDGEQYGANSFLQTVHRNMTSKLLQLPDKHSVTELLNTWARSVQQACLSAA, from the exons ATGCAGCAGttggtgcagcagcagcagcagcagcagcagaacgcCATGCAGTTCCAGCAGttccaacaacagcagcagaacgccatgcagcagcagcagaacgccatccaacagcagcagcagcagcagaacgccatccagcagcagcagcagcagttccaGGTGCAGCAACAGCTGAgggcacagcagcagcagatgcagcagcagctccaacagcagcagcagcagcaacagcaggcccagaaccagcagcagcagaaccaG ATGCACCAGTCCAGGCTGCAGCTTATGCAGCTCCAGCAGCACGCTCAGGCCCAGGCTCAAGCCCAAGCTCAAGCCCAAGCCCAGGCTCAGGCCCAGGCTCAGGCCCAGGCCCAGTCCATCCAGCAGatggtgcagcagcagcaggtccaGGCTCAGACTCAGCCGGTTCAGATGCCTCCTCactcccagcagcagcagcagcagtcggGCATGGTGTCTCAGTCTCTGGCCGGACAGATGCCATCCCAGCACGTCTCtctgaaccagcagcagcagaggctgCAGGCCTTCCAG GCCCGTGCAgccttgcagcagcagcagcagcagcaggcagcgCAGCAAGCTCAGCAGGCCGCAGCGCAAGCACAGCTCAACGCAGCCGCCGCTGCAGCCGCCATGCCGGGACAG CTGGTTCGTCCTGGGATGCAGATTCCAGCCCGGCTACCTCGAGCACCTCTGAACCCCATCCCTCCTCAAAACGCCACCACCGCTGCAGCTGGCGTGGTGGGAGTGCAGGCCATGACACCGCAG ATGTCATCGCCCTCACCGGTGCAGGTCCCGACTCCTCAGTCGATGCCGCCTCCTCCGCAGCCGTCACCCCAACCCCCGACCTCACAGCCCAACTCGGCCAG CTCCGGTCCCACTCCGTCTCCGGGGGGTTTCCAGCCCAGCCCGTCTCCTCAGCCGTCGCCGAGCCCCGCCAACTCCAGAACCCCCCAGAACTACGGCGTGCCCTCCCCCGGGCCACTCAGTACTCCAG TGAACCCGAGCTCGGTGATGAGTCCGGCGGGGCCCACGTCTCTGGAGGACCAGCAGTACATGGAGAAGCTCAAACAGCTCTCCAAGTACATCGAGCCGCTGCGCCGCATGATCAACAAGATCGACAAAAACGAAG aCAGGAAGAAGGACCTGAGTAAGATGAAGAGCTTGCTGAACATCCTGACCGACCCCAGCACCAG GTGTCCCCTGAAGACGCTGCAGAAATGTGAGATCGCTTTGGAGAAGCTGAAGAACGACATGGCGGTG CCGACGCCCCCTCCCCCGCCCGTGGCCACCAACAAACAGTACCTGTGTCAGCCGCTGCTGGACGCCGTCATGGCCAACATCCGCTCGCCCGTCTTCAACCACTCCCTCTACCGATCCTTCGCCCCCGCCATGAGTGCCATCCACGGACCACCCATCAT GGGGCCGAACATCTCCGGGCGCAAGAGGAAGCACGAGGACGACGAGCGGCAGACGATCCCCAACATCCTGCAGGGCGAGGTGGCGCGCCTCGACGTCAAGTTCCTCGTCAACCTCGACCCCGCGTACTGCAGCAACAACGGCACCGTGCACCTCATCTGCAAGCTGG aCGATAAAAACCTTCCCAGCGTTCCTCCGCTGCAGCTCAGTGTTCCCGCCGATTATCCCGACCAGAGTCCGCACTGGGCCGATGACGGAGAGCAATACG GTGCGAACAGCTTCCTGCAGACAGTTCACAGGAACATGACGTCCAAACTGCTGCAGCTGCCCGACAAACACTCGGTGACCGAGCTGCTCAACACCTGGGCTCGCAGCGTCCAGCAGGCCTGCCTGTCTGCAGCCTGA